One segment of Lytechinus variegatus isolate NC3 chromosome 13, Lvar_3.0, whole genome shotgun sequence DNA contains the following:
- the LOC121426581 gene encoding 4-substituted benzoates-glutamate ligase GH3.12-like, whose translation MLASKLLAISGIWGSIAAMAARATYEATSLPYGTWAPMFYGFLVVVALCISVLFLWILTLRPSPQQGVLSVLHQLYYSGTSYIRGKYHLQKHKAGWINPRCVQGDFLMRVLKENGDTDYGRNFKLKNIRNVEEFRKSHPLTTYEDYKPFIERVMAGERGVMTQAIPDAFIQTSGTTGPSKYFPQRNHKYVLTIALDILFANIHNICPRLGLLQKRLFQYVHPVISRAKSGGSIRSALSFYEDDGLVASCYSTPPLGFRIQSFQTANYIHLLFALLDPNLGALGGGFIGSLASMMNQLEQCWEDIVCDIERGTINEKVKFDDDGIRSSLEQALGNGHPERAGELRRQFKQGFDGIMRRLWPNLELIYGVDNTGIWPDLKKKYASGLQLVNLGYGSSEGMFLACSPWYHEDNRSMVFWPSLAFFEFIRLEDS comes from the exons ATGCTTGCTTCCAAGTTACTTGCCATTTCTGGTATATGGGGTTCGATAGCAGCCATGGCAGCACGGGCAACTTATGAAGCAACATCATTACCTTACGGAACCTGGGCACCAATGTTTTATG GATTCCTTGTTGTTGTCGCTCTGTGCATCTCTGTCCTGTTCTTGTGGATACTGACTCTTCGTCCATCTCCTCAGCAGGGAGTTCTGTCGGTCCTGCATCAACTTTACTATTCTGGTACTTCTTACATCAGAGGAAAGTATCACCTCCAAAAACATAAGGCAGGATGGATAAACCCACGGTGTGTGCAAGGAGATTTTCTCATGAGAGTTCTAAAGGAGAATGGGGACACCGACTACGGAAGGAACTTTAAGCTGAAGAACATCCGGAACGTAGAAGAATTCCGCAAAAGTCATCCGTTGACGACCTATGAAGATTACAAACCCTTTATTGAGCGCGTGATGGCAGGAGAGCGTGGTGTTATGACCCAGGCAATACCAGACGCGTTTATTCAAACTTCCGGAACGACTGGTCCCTCAAAGTATTTCCCACAGAGAAATCACAAGTATGTCTTAACAATCGCACTCGATATTCTTTTCGCCAATATTCATAACATCTGCCCACGCCTCGGACTCCTTCAGAAAAGGTTATTCCAATATGTCCATCCTGTCATTTCTAGAGCTAAAAGTGGAGGGAGTATCAGGTCTGCCTTGTCATTTTACGAGGATGATGGCCTCGTTGCATCATGCTATTCGACACCACCCTTAGGCTTTCGAATCCAGTCCTTTCAAACAGCGAATTACATTCATCTTCTGTTTGCCCTCCTTGATCCGAATCTTGGAGCACTCGGTGGCGGCTTTATAGGTAGCCTCGCCTCTATGATGAATCAGTTGGAGCAATGTTGGGAGGACATTGTTTGTGATATCGAGCGTGGAACAATTAATGAGAAGGTGAagtttgatgatgatggcatCAGATCGTCTCTGGAGCAGGCTCTTGGCAACGGTCATCCGGAGAGGGCGGGCGAGCTTAGACGTCAGTTCAAACAAGGGTTCGATGGCATAATGAGGAGATTGTGGCCGAATCTTGAGCTCATATACGGAGTAGATAACACTGGAATTTGGCCGGATCTTAAGAAAAAATATGCTTCAG GCTTGCAATTAGTGAATCTTGGATACGGAAGTTCAGAGGGGATGTTTCTCGCATGTTCTCCTTGGTATCATGAGGATAACCGTAGTATGGTATTCTGGCCAAGCTTGGCCTTCTTCGAGTTCATCAGACTAGAAGACTCGtga
- the LOC121426580 gene encoding GH3 domain-containing protein-like produces the protein MTLYGYRMKQSQPKTLLIDELEVGQEYEIVFTQDSGLYRYRVGDVLRITGYHYNCPTFEFMYRMGLILNLRYEKMNQVVLKEGLQSAVGQLNGVILIDYAVAESTLIPKSSPAFEETEDMPYYVMFLELGQQAATTPDEIMKLIDKELRHRNSDYERLRREGAISRPRIHIMKPGTFEDLKKYVVNTTNTTANQYKVPRRLRTVNMLNFMFDHVV, from the exons ATGACCCTTTACGGCTACCGCAT GAAACAGAGCCAACCTAAAACTCTTCTAATCGATGAACTCGAGGTCGGGCAGGAATACGAGATCGTCTTCACCCAAGATAGTGGGCTCTATAGATATCGGGTCGGAGATGTCTTACGGATTACCGGATATCACTACAACTGTCCTACATTCGAATTCATGTATCG AATGGGCTTAATCCTGAACTTGCGTTATGAGAAGATGAATCAGGTTGTCCTAAAGGAAGGTCTCCAGTCGGCCGTGGGTCAGCTGAATGGTGTAATTCTAATCGACTATGCAGTAGCCGAGAGCACCCTTATTCCGAAATCATCACCAG CTTTTGAAGAGACAGAAGACATGCCGTATTACGTGATGTTCTTAGAGCTTGGTCAACAGGCAGCCACGACACCagatgaaatcatgaaattg ATTGACAAGGAGCTCCGTCATCGAAACAGCGATTACGAGAGACTAAGAAGAGAGGGCGCCATCTCCCGACCTCGTATTCACATCATGAAACCCGGCACGTTTGAAGATTTGAAGAAGTATGTAGTAAACACGACCAATACGACTGCGAACCAGTACAAGGTCCCACGAAGGCTCCGTACCGTTAATATGCTTAACTTCATGTTTGATCACGTGGTTTAG